Proteins encoded within one genomic window of Cucumis sativus cultivar 9930 chromosome 3, Cucumber_9930_V3, whole genome shotgun sequence:
- the LOC101211848 gene encoding general transcription factor 3C polypeptide 3, which produces MEKEGSRISDCEEVPGEVMHVLGTEKEVVETGVEDREGEEEEEEEEEEGEEEVEDEGEDDIEEEDGYTFKFKAGENPFDFVEGTDFSVQPYKKFERLEYEALAEKKRKALANGQSERAAKRGRVEDISGASFDEILEAMNYGSRRKLKEPKKRGRRKGSKKKLNRDVTKLLGDATLCYAQGEHEKAISLLRQVVLRAPDLPDSYHTLGLVYNAIGDDVKAMGFYMLAAHLMPKDSSLWKLLFSWSIDRGDIDQASYCLSKAIKAEPDDINLLFHRASLYLERGDCEKAAETYDQIHQQCLGNVEALMTGAKLYQKCGHLERAICILEDYIKGHPSEADLDVVDLLASLYMGSKEFSKALERIEHADRVYCAGNELPLNLTTKAGICHAHLGDLEKAECLFANLRRETTYDHSNLMIEVADSLMSLKHYSWALKYYLMSEEVNAGENMGILYLKIAECYLSTNEREQAIVFFYKVLQHVEDNINARLTLASLLLEEARDKEAISLLSPPKDSNPTSSSSSKLKPWWLNEKVKLKLCHIYRTRGLLENFVEVIFPLVRESLYIETLQEKIKVNKKKLPRRVLLERVKVLDGRETGNLFRGFKPVAPKSDLTKASRAKRLLQKRERIKEEKKAKALAAGVNLSYDDLDDEPALRMHRESPLPNLLKEEEYHILIVDLCKALASLGRCSEALEIISLTLKLAFNSLSMERKEELQLLGAQLAFSSTGTMHGFNFAKHVVKQYPYSISAWNCYYKVASCLTNRDSRHCKLLNSMQSKYKDCAPPYIIAGHQFTTISHHQDAARKYLEAYKIMPDSPLINLCVGSSLINLALGFRLQNKHQCVAQGLAFLYKNLKLCDNNQEALYNIARAYHHIGLVTLAVTYYEKVLATYQKDCPIPELFGENRNIKHQNSVYCDLRREAAYNLHLIYKESGALDLARQVLKDHCTF; this is translated from the exons ATGGAAAAGGAGGGGAGTAGAATTTCTGACTGTGAAGAGGTTCCTGGTGAAGTTATGCATGTTTTGGGAACGGAAAAAGAGGTTGTAGAAACAGGAGTCGAGGATAGAGAgggggaggaggaggaggaggaggaagaggaagaaggagagGAAGAAGTGGAGGATGAAGGAGAGGATgatattgaagaagaagatggataCACATTCAAATTTAAGGCCGGAGAAAAtccatttgattttgttgaagGAACAGATTTTAGTGTCCAaccatataaaaaatttgagcGCCTTGAATATGAAGCCCTTGctgagaaaaagagaaaagctCTTGCAAATGGTCAAAG TGAGAGAGCTGCAAAGAGAGGCAGGGTAGAAGACATTTCTGGTGCTAGCtttgatgaaattttggaaGCTATGAATTATGGGTCTAGGAGGAAGTTAAAGGAG CCTAAAAAAAGAGGTAGACGAAAAGgatcaaagaaaaaacttaatcGCGATGTTACAAAGTTGCTTGGTGATGCAACTTTATGTTATGCTCAAGGCGAGCACGAAAAG GCTATATCTTTATTGCGCCAAGTTGTACTACGAGCCCCAGATTTACCTGATTCGTACCACACACTTGGACTTGTTTACAATGCAATTGGTGATGATGTAAAGGCCATGGGATTCTACATGCTTGCTGCACATTTAATGCCAAAAGATTCATCTCTCTGGAAACTGCTATTTTCATGGTCAAT TGACCGTGGTGATATTGATCAAGCAAGCTATTGTCTTTCTAAAGCAATAAAAGCAGAGCCTgatgatattaatttattatttcatcgAGCATCACTCTACCTTGAGCGTGGAGATTGTGAGAAAGCAGCTGAAACATATGATCAGATTCATCAACAATGCCTTGGTAACGTTGAAGCACTCATGACAGGAGCAAAG CTGTACCAAAAATGTGGTCATCTTGAACGCGCAATTTGCATTCTTGAGGACTACATCAAAGGGCATCCATCTGAAGCTGATTTAGATGTGGTTGATCTTTTAGCTTCTTTATACATGGGAAGTAAAGAATTCAGCAAAGCTCTTGAGCGCATTGAACATGCAGATAGGGTGTACTGTGCAGGAAATGAGCTACCTTTAAACTTGACAACTAAAGCAGGAATCTGCCATGCTCATCTTGGAGATTTGGAGAAGGCAGAG TGCCTCTTTGCTAATTTGAGACGGGAAACTACCTATGATCACTCAAATTTGATGATTGAAGTTGCAGACTCATTGATGAGTCTTAAGCACTATAGCTGGGCATTGAAATATTATCTGATGTCCGAAGAAGTAAATGCTGGAGAGAACATG GGGATTTTATACCTAAAAATTGCCGAGTGTTACTTATCAACTAATGAAAGAGAACAGgcaattgttttcttttacaaag TGCTTCAACATGTTGAAGATAACATTAATGCTCGATTAACTTTGGCCTCCCTCCTTCTTGAGGAAGCTAGAGACAAAGAAGCCATTTCATTACTATCTCCTCCAAAAGATTCAA ACCCAACTAGCTCATCTTCCAGCAAATTAAAACCTTGGTGGCTCAATGAGAAAGTAAAACTGAAGCTTTGCCACATATACAGAACTAGAGGATTGCTTGAGAACTTCGTTGAGGTGATCTTTCCTTTGGTCCGAGAGTCCTTATATATCGAGACTCTTCAAGAAAAG ATTAAAGTGAACAAGAAGAAGCTTCCAAGGAGGGTTTTGCTCGAGAGAGTCAAAGTACTAGATGGACGTGAAACTGGCAACCTATTTCGTGGATTCAAACCTGTAGCTCCGAAATCAGATTT AACAAAAGCATCCAGAGCAAAGAGATTACTtcaaaaaagggaaagaatcaaggaagaaaagaaggctAAAGCACTGGCTGCAGGAGTCAATTTGAGCTATGATGATTTAGATGATGAACCAGCg CTACGGATGCACCGAGAATCCCCCCTGCCTAACCTtctgaaagaagaagaataccATATTCTTATTGTCGAT TTGTGCAAGGCATTGGCTTCCTTAGGAAGATGTTCTGAAGCTTTAGAGATTATAAGCCTAACTTTAAAGTTGGCTTTTAACTCATTATCGATGGAAAGGAAGGAAGAACTCCAGTTACTTGGAGCTC AATTAGCTTTCAGCTCAACTGGTACCATGCATGGTTTCAACTTTGCAAAGCACGTTGTTAAGCAGTACCCTTACAGCATCTCGGCTTGGAACTGCTATTATAAAGTAGCTTCATG TTTGACGAACCGGGATTCAAGGCATTGCAAGCTTCTGAATAGCATGCAATCCAAATACAAAGATTGTGCACCACCCTATATCATTGCGGGGCATCAGTTTACCACCATTAGCCATCATCAAGATGCTGCAAGGAAATATCTTGAAGCTTATAAAATCATGCCGGATAGTCCCCTAATTAACTTGTGTGTTG GATCGTCCTTAATCAATTTGGCTCTTGGATTCCGCCTTCAAAACAAGCATCAGTGTGTTGCGCAGGGCTTGGCATTCCTCTACAAAAATTTGAAGCTTTGCGATAACAACCAG GAAGCCTTGTACAACATAGCTCGAGCATATCATCACATTGGACTGGTGACACTGGCAGTTACATATTACGAAAAGGTGCTCGCAACTTACCAGAAGGATTGCCCCATTCCAGAACTTTTTGGTGAGAATCGAAATATTAAACATCAGAATTCAGTCTATTGTGACCTACGGAGAGAAGCAGCTTACAATTTGCATCTTATTTATAAAGAGAGTGGAGCTCTTGATCTTGCTAGGCAAGTCCTAAAAGATCATTGCACATTTTAA
- the LOC101204481 gene encoding putative hydrolase C777.06c isoform X1, which yields MVLFVGTTLPPTSMACLAALRTQVQLRSSAFSIARKGFSSFQRIAQSRLQSGTEIRQNVEVSGGEIGGTISANESEIIFIGTGTSEGIPRVSCLTDPVKKCPVCFKAAEPGNKNRRLNTSILVRYVGPSGNRNILIDVGKFFYHSALRWFPAFEIRTIDAVIITHSHADAIGGLDDLRDWTNNVQPSVPIYVAQRDFEVMQKTHYYLVDTSVILPGAAVSELQFNIIPEEPFVVNDLKVTPLPVWHGRGYRSLGFRFGNVCYISDVSEIPEETYPLLKDCEVLILDALRPDRSSSTHFGLPRALEEVRKIQPKRTLFTGMMHLMDHEEVNGYLLKLKETEGLDAQLSYDGLRIPVTL from the exons ATGGTTTTGTTTGTGGGTACGACTCTTCCACCCACTTCTATGGCCTGTCTTGCTGCTCTCAGAACCCAAGTTCAACTTCGAAGCTCTGCATTTTCGATTGCTCGAAAAGGGTTTTCCTCCTTTCAACGCATTGCCCAATCTCGCCTTCAATCCG GAACTGAAATTAGGCAGAATGTAGAGG TTTCTGGTGGTGAGATTGGAGGGACGATATCTGCCAATGAAtcagaaataatatttataggtACGGGTACCAGCGAAGGAATCCCACGAGTGAGCTGCCTGACTGATCCTGTAAAGAAATGTCCG gtATGCTTCAAAGCTGCAGAACCGGGCAATAAAAACAGGAGGCTTAATACCAGTATCCTAGTTCGATATGTTGGACCTTCTGGAAATCGTAATATTCTTATCGACGTTGGAAA GTTTTTCTACCACAGTGCTCTCCGATGGTTTCCAGCATTTGA GATAAGAACAATTGATGCAGTTATTATTACACATTCTCATGCCGATGCAATTGGAG GTCTTGATGATCTTCGCGATTGGACAAACAATGTCCAGCCTTCAGTCCCAATTTATGTGGCTCAACGTGATTTTGAG GTGATGCAGAAGACTCACTATTATTTGGTAGACACAAGTGTAATTTTACCTGGTGCTGCAGTTTCAGAATTGCAGTTCAATATCATACCTGAGGAGCCTTTTGTAGTCAACGATTTGAAG gTTACACCTTTACCAGTTTGGCACGGTCGTGGCTATCGTTCATTGGGTTTTCGATTTGGGAATGTTTGTTACATTAG TGATGTTAGTGAAATACCTGAAGAAACTTATCCATTGTTGAAAGATTGTGAAGTTCTCATACTg GATGCATTACGGCCTGATCGATCTTCTTCCACCCACTTTGGGCTTCCAAGA gCTTTAGAGGAAGTAAGGAAAATACAACCAAAGAGAACTCTATTCACTG GTATGATGCATTTAATGGATCATGAAGAAGTAAACGGTTATCTGTTGAAGCTGAAGGAAACTGAAGGTCTTGATGCTCAACTAAGCTACGATGGGCTTCGAATACCAGTAACCCTCTAA
- the LOC101204481 gene encoding putative hydrolase C777.06c isoform X2, translated as MVLFVGTTLPPTSMACLAALRTQVQLRSSAFSIARKGFSSFQRIAQSRLQSVSGGEIGGTISANESEIIFIGTGTSEGIPRVSCLTDPVKKCPVCFKAAEPGNKNRRLNTSILVRYVGPSGNRNILIDVGKFFYHSALRWFPAFEIRTIDAVIITHSHADAIGGLDDLRDWTNNVQPSVPIYVAQRDFEVMQKTHYYLVDTSVILPGAAVSELQFNIIPEEPFVVNDLKVTPLPVWHGRGYRSLGFRFGNVCYISDVSEIPEETYPLLKDCEVLILDALRPDRSSSTHFGLPRALEEVRKIQPKRTLFTGMMHLMDHEEVNGYLLKLKETEGLDAQLSYDGLRIPVTL; from the exons ATGGTTTTGTTTGTGGGTACGACTCTTCCACCCACTTCTATGGCCTGTCTTGCTGCTCTCAGAACCCAAGTTCAACTTCGAAGCTCTGCATTTTCGATTGCTCGAAAAGGGTTTTCCTCCTTTCAACGCATTGCCCAATCTCGCCTTCAATCCG TTTCTGGTGGTGAGATTGGAGGGACGATATCTGCCAATGAAtcagaaataatatttataggtACGGGTACCAGCGAAGGAATCCCACGAGTGAGCTGCCTGACTGATCCTGTAAAGAAATGTCCG gtATGCTTCAAAGCTGCAGAACCGGGCAATAAAAACAGGAGGCTTAATACCAGTATCCTAGTTCGATATGTTGGACCTTCTGGAAATCGTAATATTCTTATCGACGTTGGAAA GTTTTTCTACCACAGTGCTCTCCGATGGTTTCCAGCATTTGA GATAAGAACAATTGATGCAGTTATTATTACACATTCTCATGCCGATGCAATTGGAG GTCTTGATGATCTTCGCGATTGGACAAACAATGTCCAGCCTTCAGTCCCAATTTATGTGGCTCAACGTGATTTTGAG GTGATGCAGAAGACTCACTATTATTTGGTAGACACAAGTGTAATTTTACCTGGTGCTGCAGTTTCAGAATTGCAGTTCAATATCATACCTGAGGAGCCTTTTGTAGTCAACGATTTGAAG gTTACACCTTTACCAGTTTGGCACGGTCGTGGCTATCGTTCATTGGGTTTTCGATTTGGGAATGTTTGTTACATTAG TGATGTTAGTGAAATACCTGAAGAAACTTATCCATTGTTGAAAGATTGTGAAGTTCTCATACTg GATGCATTACGGCCTGATCGATCTTCTTCCACCCACTTTGGGCTTCCAAGA gCTTTAGAGGAAGTAAGGAAAATACAACCAAAGAGAACTCTATTCACTG GTATGATGCATTTAATGGATCATGAAGAAGTAAACGGTTATCTGTTGAAGCTGAAGGAAACTGAAGGTCTTGATGCTCAACTAAGCTACGATGGGCTTCGAATACCAGTAACCCTCTAA